One Pieris napi chromosome Z, ilPieNapi1.2, whole genome shotgun sequence DNA window includes the following coding sequences:
- the LOC125062332 gene encoding pupal cuticle protein PCP52-like — MRFLIVAAVLACAAAAPSGLLAYSGLAGPYGHGLSPLAYGAAPLVHAPVALAHGPVAVAPTIPPGDIQGAAIDAHVEVSDHVRASSDAAREYHDQASEVQGRAINAAEDHAWQAVDAAQTAQAQIDGAAAGVAPNVARQLVGHSALVHAAPLVHSAPVVAAPVVAGPLAYGHGYAGAQSVATSSLSQTHPAPYVHAPVYSQGIHGLAHAW, encoded by the exons ATGAGATTTCTG ATTGTAGCCGCCGTCCTCGCCTGCGCCGCAGCCGCCCCCAGCGGTCTGTTGGCTTACTCCGGTCTCGCCGGGCCCTACGGCCACGGCCTGTCACCTTTGGCCTACGGAGCGGCACCTTTGGTCCACGCCCCGGTAGCCCTAGCGCACGGCCCCGTCGCCGTAGCCCCGACCATCCCACCCGGCGACATCCAGGGCGCTGCCATCGACGCCCACGTCGAAGTTTCCGACCACGTCCGCGCCTCCTCTGACGCCGCCCGCGAATACCACGACCAGGCCTCCGAAGTTCAAGGTCGCGCCATCAACGCCGCTGAAGACCACGCCTGGCAGGCGGTTGACGCTGCCCAGACCGCTCAAGCTCAGATCGACGGTGCCGCCGCCGGTGTCGCACCCAACGTAGCCCGTCAACTTGTCGGTCACTCCGCTCTCGTCCACGCCGCTCCATTGGTTCACTCCGCCCCCGTGGTCGCTGCACCAGTGGTCGCTGGACCCTTGGCTTACGGTCACGGTTACGCCGGCGCACAGTCCGTCGCCACTTCATCCCTCTCCCAAACCCACCCAGCTCCCTACGTACACGCTCCCGTGTACTCCCAGGGAATCCACGGACTCGCGCACGCATGGTAA